The following are from one region of the Halorussus rarus genome:
- a CDS encoding DUF7109 family protein, producing the protein MADTKDELAGVVDLFGGLTHDELEQGLVELAFKQGKSVEREAFAAEIERAVESYYLVETEASGDGGDEERAETVLVAGPAAFPTVPENGEDLPHIMDVPDREIDREGLGEAVAERLHEEARTVAAAGDPDRAQELLDVSYDLEAWAPVETDDVRETLDRAFE; encoded by the coding sequence ATGGCCGACACGAAGGACGAGCTCGCCGGGGTCGTCGACCTCTTCGGCGGACTCACCCACGACGAACTCGAACAGGGCCTGGTCGAGCTCGCGTTCAAGCAGGGCAAGAGCGTCGAGCGCGAGGCGTTCGCGGCCGAGATCGAGCGCGCGGTCGAGAGCTACTACCTCGTCGAGACCGAGGCGAGCGGCGACGGCGGCGACGAGGAACGGGCCGAAACGGTCCTCGTCGCCGGGCCCGCCGCCTTCCCGACCGTCCCGGAGAACGGCGAGGACCTCCCGCACATCATGGACGTGCCCGACAGAGAAATCGACCGCGAGGGGCTCGGCGAGGCGGTCGCCGAGCGCCTGCACGAGGAGGCCCGGACCGTCGCGGCCGCCGGCGACCCCGACCGCGCCCAGGAGCTGCTCGACGTGAGCTACGACCTCGAGGCGTGGGCGCCGGTCGAGACCGACGACGTGCGCGAGACGCTCGACCGGGCCTTCGAGTAG
- a CDS encoding pyridoxal phosphate-dependent aminotransferase, with product MDYETPLFFHVMQYAERADRDVVDMVSGNPDWGSPEALAEGLHEYADLGGADFQYPPSEGLVELREEIAERRNVDPAQIIVTNGGGEANYLAMARALERERGSEFVLTDPVYPYYPGKTTMLDATARYVSTADDGSLDPDAVREVASEETAGIVVNTPNNPTGAVYDEATMRELVAVAEEYDALLVSDEVYDHFDFSGEFTSALSFDSDHRVVTNSYSKTFAITGFRVGYAVFPESLVDVAKTRHMLTNVATTRPGQYAVLHALRNTDPAYYEANRELLRERVATFTDALDAAGAEYSSPDGAFYVMARFPDFPGTLENVERLVDEAGVAGMPGEAFGESFDDWLRFALVSPRVEEAADRLAAYFE from the coding sequence ATGGACTACGAGACGCCGCTGTTCTTCCACGTGATGCAGTACGCCGAGCGGGCCGACCGCGACGTGGTGGACATGGTGAGCGGGAACCCCGACTGGGGGTCGCCCGAGGCGCTCGCCGAGGGGCTCCACGAGTATGCCGACCTCGGCGGCGCGGACTTCCAGTACCCGCCGAGCGAGGGGCTGGTCGAACTCCGCGAGGAGATCGCCGAGCGCCGGAACGTCGACCCCGCCCAGATCATCGTGACCAACGGCGGCGGCGAGGCCAACTACCTCGCGATGGCCCGGGCGCTGGAGCGCGAGCGGGGGTCGGAGTTCGTGCTCACCGACCCGGTCTACCCCTACTACCCGGGCAAGACGACGATGCTCGACGCGACCGCGCGGTACGTCTCCACCGCCGACGACGGGTCGCTCGACCCCGACGCCGTGCGCGAGGTTGCCAGCGAGGAAACCGCCGGCATCGTGGTCAACACGCCGAACAACCCCACCGGCGCGGTGTACGACGAGGCGACGATGCGCGAACTCGTCGCCGTCGCCGAGGAGTACGACGCGCTGCTGGTCAGCGACGAGGTGTACGACCACTTCGACTTCTCGGGCGAGTTCACGTCGGCGCTGTCGTTCGACTCCGACCACCGCGTGGTCACCAACTCCTACTCGAAGACGTTCGCCATCACTGGGTTTCGCGTCGGGTACGCGGTCTTCCCCGAGTCGCTGGTCGACGTGGCCAAGACCCGCCACATGCTGACCAACGTCGCCACCACCCGACCCGGCCAGTACGCGGTGCTCCACGCGCTCCGGAACACCGACCCGGCCTACTACGAGGCCAACCGCGAACTCCTGCGCGAGCGCGTCGCGACGTTCACCGACGCGCTCGACGCCGCGGGCGCCGAGTACTCGTCGCCCGACGGCGCGTTCTACGTGATGGCCCGGTTCCCGGACTTCCCGGGCACGCTGGAGAACGTCGAGCGCCTGGTCGACGAGGCGGGCGTCGCGGGGATGCCCGGCGAGGCGTTCGGCGAGTCGTTCGACGACTGGCTCCGGTTCGCGCTGGTGAGTCCGCGCGTCGAGGAGGCCGCCGACAGGCTGGCGGCGTACTTCGAATAA
- a CDS encoding acyl-CoA dehydrogenase family protein: MELLADDIVPEYARDVKHEAREFADEHIAPNAEEYFREGKYPRDLIEAGQEAGLVAQDIGEEWGGRGWDVVQMLSVAEEWFRADAGIALSLQLASFGAEIVEEYGTDEQCEEYLRPVAEGDQITGLAVSEPDTGSDLSGMQTTAEKSDDGGEWVLNGEKYWIGNGVEGDWLTVYARTGEDEDNRYGNHSLFIVPTDIEGYEAEHIPEKMGMRASKQAHIVFDDCRIPEDHLVGSEGAGFMLLAEFFNHGRTVVAGHGLGLAAAAIEEAWEFVHGREEFGRTISDFQAVQHGLADMRMEFESARALTYRAAEKVRDGDNAGLWAAMAKTKATETATDCAEQGMQFHGGRSILTDRRIARVYRDVRIPVVYEGANEIQRNLIYRQS, encoded by the coding sequence ATGGAGCTCCTCGCAGACGACATCGTCCCCGAGTACGCCCGCGACGTGAAACACGAGGCCCGAGAGTTCGCCGACGAGCACATCGCCCCCAACGCCGAGGAGTACTTCCGCGAGGGGAAGTATCCCCGGGACCTCATCGAGGCCGGCCAGGAGGCGGGCCTCGTCGCCCAGGACATCGGCGAGGAGTGGGGCGGCCGCGGCTGGGACGTGGTCCAGATGCTCTCGGTCGCCGAGGAGTGGTTCCGGGCCGACGCCGGCATCGCGCTCTCGCTCCAGCTCGCCAGCTTCGGCGCCGAGATCGTCGAGGAGTACGGCACCGACGAGCAGTGCGAGGAGTACCTCCGGCCCGTGGCCGAGGGCGACCAGATCACCGGCCTCGCGGTGTCCGAACCCGACACCGGCAGCGACCTGTCGGGGATGCAGACGACCGCCGAGAAGAGCGACGACGGCGGCGAGTGGGTGCTCAACGGCGAGAAGTACTGGATCGGCAACGGCGTCGAGGGCGACTGGCTCACGGTGTACGCCCGGACCGGCGAGGACGAGGACAACCGCTACGGCAACCACTCGCTGTTCATCGTCCCCACGGACATCGAGGGGTACGAGGCCGAGCACATCCCCGAGAAGATGGGGATGCGCGCGAGCAAGCAGGCCCACATCGTCTTCGACGACTGCCGGATTCCGGAGGACCACCTCGTGGGGTCGGAGGGCGCGGGCTTCATGCTGCTCGCGGAGTTCTTCAACCACGGCCGGACGGTGGTGGCGGGCCACGGCCTGGGGCTCGCCGCGGCCGCCATCGAGGAGGCCTGGGAGTTCGTCCACGGCCGCGAGGAGTTCGGCCGCACCATCTCGGACTTCCAGGCGGTCCAGCACGGCCTGGCGGACATGCGGATGGAGTTCGAGTCGGCCCGAGCGCTGACCTACCGCGCCGCCGAGAAGGTCCGGGACGGCGACAACGCCGGGCTGTGGGCCGCGATGGCCAAGACGAAGGCGACCGAGACCGCGACCGACTGCGCCGAGCAGGGGATGCAGTTCCACGGCGGGCGCTCGATCCTCACGGACCGCCGGATCGCACGGGTGTATCGGGACGTGCGCATCCCGGTGGTCTACGAGGGCGCCAACGAGATCCAGCGGAACCTCATCTACCGGCAGTCGTAG
- a CDS encoding ester cyclase: MADANPDAVRDYYEYVDAEDYESVFSLFADDVTYARPGQADVSGMAEFREFYLEDRPLEDGSHEVRDLVVDGDTVAVRGEFSGTQDDEEVSFGFADFHRFDDDGKITERWTYTDRDEV; this comes from the coding sequence ATGGCAGACGCGAATCCCGACGCGGTCCGAGACTACTACGAGTACGTCGACGCCGAGGACTACGAGTCGGTGTTCTCGCTGTTCGCCGACGACGTGACCTACGCGCGCCCGGGCCAGGCGGACGTCTCCGGGATGGCGGAGTTCCGGGAGTTCTACCTGGAAGACCGGCCGCTGGAGGACGGCAGCCACGAGGTCCGCGACCTGGTGGTCGACGGCGACACCGTCGCGGTCCGCGGCGAGTTCTCCGGGACGCAGGACGACGAGGAGGTGTCGTTCGGCTTCGCGGACTTCCACCGCTTCGACGACGACGGGAAGATCACCGAGCGGTGGACCTACACCGACCGCGACGAGGTGTGA
- a CDS encoding DUF7565 family protein, translated as MTDWECGIDGCSDSFDDVEEAIVHQTTDHKRRECKVCGSVVPDGYFAIRHAFDEHSRAEYVRAYGASAAEVRQRERVRDAIEDEADLQQVVNRLDEITGGL; from the coding sequence ATGACCGACTGGGAGTGCGGCATCGACGGTTGCAGCGACTCGTTCGACGACGTCGAGGAGGCCATCGTCCACCAGACCACCGACCACAAGCGCCGGGAGTGCAAGGTCTGCGGGTCGGTCGTCCCCGACGGCTACTTCGCCATCCGGCACGCGTTCGACGAGCACTCCCGCGCGGAGTACGTCCGGGCCTACGGCGCGAGCGCCGCGGAGGTCCGCCAGCGCGAGCGCGTCCGGGACGCCATCGAGGACGAGGCCGACCTCCAGCAGGTCGTGAACCGGCTCGACGAGATCACCGGCGGCCTGTAG
- a CDS encoding GNAT family N-acetyltransferase, with protein MYVRDAKNREEVWLLDHIEAMGLDETAFRSRDYVVAVDETSGAKAGFGRVRIHKTDDRELCELTSIGVLDSWRRQGVGAHVVERLVEHARDQGFGAVFALTSATDYLSQFGFRGVETSELPAKLRERLAAKREGVDPDAVAMALDVEEFTMPDRLRERFKRAQPHEDEPEPEESAEDFGIDPNSATYKYDTGS; from the coding sequence ATGTACGTCCGGGACGCGAAAAACAGGGAGGAGGTCTGGTTGCTGGACCACATCGAGGCGATGGGTCTCGACGAAACCGCGTTCCGCTCCCGCGACTACGTGGTCGCCGTCGACGAGACGTCGGGCGCGAAGGCGGGGTTCGGCCGCGTCCGCATCCATAAGACCGACGACCGCGAGCTCTGCGAGCTCACCAGCATCGGCGTGCTCGACAGCTGGCGCCGGCAGGGCGTCGGCGCCCACGTCGTCGAGCGGCTGGTCGAGCACGCCCGCGACCAGGGGTTCGGGGCGGTGTTCGCGCTGACGAGCGCGACCGACTACCTCTCGCAGTTCGGCTTCCGGGGCGTCGAGACGAGCGAGCTGCCCGCGAAGCTCCGCGAGCGGCTGGCGGCCAAGCGCGAGGGCGTCGACCCCGACGCGGTCGCGATGGCCCTCGACGTCGAGGAGTTCACGATGCCCGACCGGCTCCGCGAGCGGTTCAAGCGCGCCCAGCCCCACGAGGACGAGCCCGAGCCCGAGGAGTCCGCCGAGGACTTCGGCATCGACCCAAACAGCGCGACCTACAAGTACGACACGGGCAGTTGA
- a CDS encoding metal-dependent hydrolase, giving the protein MNKEGHVLNAVLLSIGLGYVFHPAGDVPTFRAIAEISVPVVLGALFPDVDTAFGKHRKTLHNLPVLALFYLYPVYFDNLHFVWVGVATHYALDMLGSKRGIALFYPFEKEYNLPVGVPVSSKWATVVTVGVSALEVALIAGVVHLDLPVQDLTRTVAGLI; this is encoded by the coding sequence ATGAACAAGGAGGGACACGTCCTGAACGCGGTCCTGTTGAGCATCGGTCTGGGGTACGTCTTCCACCCCGCGGGCGACGTGCCGACGTTCCGGGCCATCGCCGAGATATCCGTGCCGGTCGTGCTGGGGGCGCTGTTCCCCGACGTCGACACCGCCTTCGGCAAGCACCGCAAGACGCTACACAACCTCCCCGTGCTGGCGCTGTTCTACCTCTACCCCGTCTACTTCGACAACCTCCACTTCGTCTGGGTCGGCGTGGCGACCCACTACGCGCTCGACATGCTGGGGAGCAAGCGCGGCATCGCGCTGTTCTACCCCTTCGAGAAGGAGTACAACCTTCCCGTGGGCGTCCCGGTCTCCAGCAAGTGGGCCACCGTGGTCACGGTCGGGGTCTCGGCGCTGGAGGTCGCGCTGATCGCCGGCGTGGTCCACCTCGACCTGCCGGTCCAGGACCTCACACGGACCGTGGCCGGCCTCATCTAG
- a CDS encoding PHP-associated domain-containing protein, which yields MTEGESFRVDLHVKVLDERIVERAKARGLDALVYAPHFERFPDVRREAARYSDDDLLVVPAREVFTNDWRDRKHVLALGLDDPIPDFISLADAMDELARQGAAVLVPHPEFLTVSLSESDLAAYRDRIDAVETYNPKHWPHHNRRARELTAQYDLPAFTSSYAHRRQSVGEAWTEFDGSLDGEADLIAALKDGAPRRVVRRSGWRHELRCAAEFAHLGWENSYEKIDRLFLSGTEPTHPDHIAYEDRFDGVY from the coding sequence GTGACCGAGGGCGAGTCGTTCCGCGTGGACCTCCACGTGAAGGTGCTCGACGAGCGGATAGTCGAGCGAGCGAAGGCCAGGGGCCTGGACGCGCTCGTGTACGCGCCCCACTTCGAGCGCTTTCCGGACGTGCGTCGGGAGGCCGCGCGGTACTCGGACGACGATCTACTGGTCGTGCCGGCCCGCGAGGTGTTCACCAACGACTGGCGGGACCGCAAGCACGTCCTGGCGCTGGGGCTCGACGACCCGATTCCGGACTTCATCTCGCTCGCCGACGCCATGGACGAGCTCGCCCGCCAGGGCGCCGCGGTGCTCGTTCCGCATCCGGAGTTCCTCACGGTCTCGCTGTCGGAGTCGGACCTCGCGGCCTATCGCGACCGGATCGACGCCGTCGAGACGTACAACCCGAAGCACTGGCCCCACCACAACCGCCGGGCTCGCGAGCTCACCGCCCAGTACGACCTGCCGGCGTTCACCTCGTCGTACGCCCACCGACGGCAGTCGGTCGGCGAGGCGTGGACCGAGTTCGACGGGTCGCTCGACGGCGAAGCCGATCTGATCGCGGCGCTCAAGGACGGTGCGCCCCGCAGGGTCGTCCGGCGGTCGGGCTGGCGCCACGAACTGCGCTGCGCCGCCGAGTTCGCCCACCTCGGCTGGGAGAACTCCTACGAGAAGATCGACCGGCTGTTCCTCTCGGGGACGGAACCGACCCACCCCGACCACATCGCCTACGAGGACCGGTTCGACGGCGTCTACTAG
- a CDS encoding CinA family protein: protein MDDYAEDPPVEERIGDALRAADQTVAVAESCTGGLVGSLLTDVPGSSDYFDRGLVTYSYDAKLRELGVAREALDEHGAVSEPVARQMARGVRDAAGTTWGVATTGVAGPTGGSDEKPVGTVFVGVAYAGDWGTQESYSVVSRYEFDGDRTEIKEQIARQALRDVLAEVESNAE, encoded by the coding sequence ATGGACGACTACGCCGAGGACCCGCCGGTCGAGGAGCGCATCGGAGACGCCCTGCGGGCGGCCGACCAGACCGTCGCGGTCGCCGAGTCCTGCACCGGCGGACTGGTCGGGTCGCTGCTGACCGACGTGCCGGGGTCGAGCGACTACTTCGACCGCGGGCTGGTGACCTACTCCTACGACGCCAAGCTCCGGGAGCTCGGGGTCGCCCGCGAGGCCCTCGACGAGCACGGCGCGGTCAGCGAGCCGGTCGCGCGCCAGATGGCCCGGGGAGTCCGGGACGCGGCCGGTACGACCTGGGGCGTGGCCACGACCGGCGTCGCGGGCCCGACCGGCGGGAGCGACGAGAAGCCGGTCGGCACGGTGTTCGTCGGGGTCGCCTACGCGGGCGACTGGGGGACTCAGGAATCGTACTCCGTGGTCTCGCGCTACGAGTTCGACGGCGACAGGACGGAGATCAAGGAGCAGATCGCCCGGCAGGCGTTGCGGGACGTGCTGGCCGAGGTGGAGTCGAACGCCGAGTAG
- a CDS encoding NUDIX hydrolase: MELGRVADHDPRDIPDEDHDAAVLAPVVRRDGEDYLLFTKRADHLGEHPGQMSFPGGGREPSDADLEATALREAEEEIGLRPAEADIVGRLDDIRTTSRYAITPYVATVPDREYVPDEREVAEIAVLSVADMIDPDNYENERREHPQYGEAIVHFFRVDGYTVWGATARMVVQLLELTTDWRAPETIDRVIDPDADVRQGN, translated from the coding sequence ATGGAACTGGGTCGCGTGGCCGACCACGACCCGCGGGACATCCCCGACGAGGACCACGACGCCGCGGTGCTGGCTCCGGTGGTCCGCCGCGACGGCGAGGATTACCTCCTGTTCACGAAGCGGGCCGACCACCTCGGCGAGCACCCCGGCCAGATGAGCTTCCCGGGCGGCGGCCGCGAGCCGAGCGACGCCGACCTGGAGGCGACCGCGCTCCGCGAGGCCGAGGAGGAGATCGGGCTCCGCCCGGCGGAGGCCGACATCGTCGGACGCCTCGACGACATCCGGACCACGAGCCGGTACGCCATCACGCCCTACGTCGCCACCGTCCCCGACCGGGAGTACGTGCCCGACGAGCGGGAGGTCGCCGAGATCGCGGTGCTGTCGGTCGCCGACATGATCGACCCCGATAACTACGAGAACGAGCGCCGCGAGCACCCCCAGTACGGCGAAGCGATCGTCCACTTCTTCCGCGTCGACGGCTACACGGTGTGGGGCGCCACGGCCAGGATGGTGGTCCAGTTGCTGGAGCTGACGACCGACTGGCGCGCGCCCGAGACCATCGACCGCGTGATCGACCCCGACGCCGACGTCCGGCAGGGGAACTGA
- a CDS encoding phosphate-starvation-inducible PsiE family protein has translation MSNGEDDGDAGGRVPDVEVSWSGVTETYVVALERFIRGVELATATVFAALFAIGVVDLLLQIVQSAQTGEITDPLVVIRFIDTGLLLLIIVEVYQTVLAYVQESQTRSIVRLIIYTGVIAMVRKAIIFRTGEYGTTQDALFAAVAYTVIIFGLVALLLTERVYGETRLIESE, from the coding sequence ATGAGTAACGGCGAGGACGACGGGGACGCGGGCGGCCGGGTCCCGGACGTGGAGGTGTCGTGGTCGGGGGTCACCGAGACCTACGTCGTCGCGCTGGAGCGGTTCATCCGCGGCGTGGAACTGGCGACCGCGACGGTGTTCGCCGCGCTCTTCGCCATCGGCGTCGTCGACCTGCTGCTCCAGATCGTCCAGTCGGCGCAGACCGGCGAGATCACCGACCCCCTCGTCGTCATCCGCTTCATCGACACCGGACTCCTCCTGCTGATCATCGTCGAGGTGTACCAGACGGTCCTGGCGTACGTGCAGGAGAGCCAGACCCGCAGCATCGTCCGGCTCATCATCTACACCGGCGTCATCGCGATGGTCCGGAAGGCGATCATCTTCCGGACCGGGGAGTACGGGACGACCCAGGACGCGCTCTTCGCCGCCGTCGCCTACACGGTCATCATCTTCGGGCTGGTCGCGCTGCTGTTGACCGAACGGGTGTACGGCGAGACCCGACTCATCGAATCGGAGTGA
- a CDS encoding HAD family hydrolase, whose amino-acid sequence MRAVFFDLDGTLVDLPEDFAGLFEAALADHGVDAGPHHLERYTEAFFGYLEECHSEPYRMAMADLRAAHDLDPDAEALAETYIEREAAATELRSGVREALDALASEPSDSAESASEIALGVLTNGGSRCQRRKLARHGLADYFDAVVASGDVGAGKPDLEIFAAAREAIPADEYVFVADDLERDVLPAQEAGFTGVYLAGDDADAYRGEVDGRPDERVRSVAEVPDALG is encoded by the coding sequence ATGCGCGCGGTCTTCTTCGACCTCGACGGGACGCTGGTCGACCTCCCCGAGGACTTCGCTGGCCTCTTCGAGGCGGCGCTGGCGGACCACGGCGTCGACGCCGGGCCACACCACCTCGAACGCTACACCGAGGCGTTCTTCGGGTACCTGGAGGAGTGTCACTCCGAACCCTACCGGATGGCGATGGCCGACCTCCGGGCGGCCCACGACCTCGATCCGGACGCCGAGGCGCTGGCCGAGACCTACATCGAGCGCGAGGCCGCCGCGACCGAGCTCAGGTCCGGGGTTCGCGAAGCCCTCGACGCGCTCGCCTCGGAGCCGTCCGACTCGGCCGAATCGGCTTCCGAAATCGCGCTCGGGGTGCTGACGAACGGCGGGTCGCGCTGCCAGCGGCGGAAGCTCGCGCGCCACGGCCTCGCGGACTACTTCGACGCGGTGGTCGCCTCCGGGGACGTCGGCGCGGGCAAGCCCGACCTGGAAATCTTCGCGGCCGCCCGGGAGGCGATTCCGGCCGACGAGTACGTCTTCGTCGCCGACGACCTCGAACGCGACGTCCTGCCGGCCCAGGAGGCCGGCTTCACGGGCGTCTACCTCGCGGGGGACGACGCGGACGCCTACCGGGGCGAGGTCGACGGTCGTCCGGACGAGCGAGTTCGCTCCGTCGCGGAGGTGCCCGACGCGCTCGGGTGA
- a CDS encoding HalOD1 output domain-containing protein: MNPTDTESRDRRDATVVSRTTFNDPRGAPPSIAIAEALAELEDTPPSRTDFRLADEVDPDALDDLVTDDPLDVRVEFTVDDYLVVVQSNGMVQIRTVEE; this comes from the coding sequence ATGAATCCGACCGACACCGAGAGTCGCGACCGTCGCGACGCGACGGTCGTGTCTCGCACGACGTTCAACGATCCCCGAGGCGCACCGCCGAGCATCGCCATCGCCGAGGCCCTCGCCGAACTCGAGGACACACCGCCGTCCCGTACCGACTTCAGGTTGGCGGACGAGGTCGACCCGGACGCGCTCGACGACCTCGTCACCGACGACCCCCTCGACGTCCGGGTGGAGTTCACGGTGGACGACTACCTCGTCGTCGTCCAAAGCAACGGAATGGTCCAGATACGAACCGTCGAGGAGTAA